One part of the Eriocheir sinensis breed Jianghai 21 chromosome 6, ASM2467909v1, whole genome shotgun sequence genome encodes these proteins:
- the LOC126989700 gene encoding uncharacterized protein LOC126989700: MAPATSISQVATYVQLTRRQLQASPKSPPTCNSQGASYKHLPSRHLRATHKAPATSISQVATYVQLTRRQLQASPKSPPTCNSHGASYKHLPSRHLRATHKAPATSISQVATYVQLTRRQLQASPKSPPTCNSHGASYKHLTSRHLRATHKAPSTSLEHTSYKQLYRRPAYKPRAHQLQAYRLYSLQASSTPASSNSTGVKPASPEHTHRPTQPIARATIYKPLPRFKPALLRTLQATPRYGRGIHTCNEEARPADLGTPRMPLAPQLAAPPPLPGASAQTSSGKQSARVPADISR, translated from the coding sequence atggcgccagctacaagcatctcacaagtcgccacctacgtgcaactcacacggcgccagctacaagcatctcccaagtcgccacctacgtgcaactcacaaggcgccagctacaagcatctcccaagtcgccacctacgtgcaactcacaaggcgccagctacaagcatctcccaagtcgccacctacgtgcaactcacaaggcgccagctacaagcatctcccaagtcgccacctacgtgcaactcacacggcgccagctacaagcatctcccaagtcgccacctacgtgcaactcacaaggcgccagctacaagcatctcccaagtcgccacctacgtgcaactcacaaggcgccagctacaagcatctcccaagtcgccccctacgtgcaactcacacggcgccagctacaagcatctcacaagtcgccacctacgtgcaactcacaaggcgccatctacaagcctcgagcacaccagctataagcaactctacaggcgtccagcctacaagcctcgagcacaccagctacaagcctacaggctctacagcctacaagcctcgagcacaccagcttcaagcaactctacaggcgtcaagcctgcaagccccgagcacacccacaggcctacgcagccgatagcgagggccacaatctacaagccgctcccccgcttcaagccagcactgctacgtaccctgcaagccactccacgatacggcagaggtattcacacctgcaacgaggaggcacgccccgctgaccttgggacaccccgcatgcccctcgctccacagctggcggcaccaccgccgctgccgggagcatcggcccaaacctcttccggcaaacagtcagcaagggtacccgcggacatctcccggtga